The following proteins come from a genomic window of Nostoc sp. KVJ3:
- a CDS encoding methyltransferase encodes MRKLYYISTPSPGLFFNTVNAYQRSAAIKAAVELNLFTAISQGIESSQSLAQKCQTSERGMRILCDYLVIIGFMTKEAEGYRLTSDSAMFLDRQSKFYMGDAIEFLLSPMITNGFNDLTAAVLKGGTAVSSQGTLSPEHPVWVQFAKAMSPMMANPAQLIAQLVNENKIEPLKVLDISASHGLFGIAIAQHNPNAEIFGVDWASVLEVAKENARIKGVGSRYHTIVGSAFEVDYSNDYDLVLLPNFLHHFDVATCERLLRKIKASLVVDGRVLVFEFIPNSDRITPPDAAAFSLVMLATTPSGDAYTFAEYESMFSNAGFSHCQLHSLSPTEQQVIVAYR; translated from the coding sequence TTGAGAAAGCTTTATTATATATCAACACCCTCACCTGGACTATTCTTCAATACAGTTAACGCTTACCAACGCAGCGCGGCAATTAAAGCCGCAGTTGAATTGAATCTTTTTACTGCCATCAGTCAAGGAATTGAGTCAAGTCAATCATTGGCACAAAAGTGTCAAACCTCTGAACGAGGTATGCGAATATTGTGCGATTATTTGGTGATTATCGGCTTTATGACAAAGGAAGCTGAAGGCTATAGGCTCACTTCAGATTCAGCGATGTTTTTGGATCGGCAAAGCAAATTTTATATGGGAGATGCAATTGAATTTTTACTATCTCCCATGATAACTAACGGTTTCAATGACCTGACTGCTGCTGTCCTCAAGGGAGGAACTGCCGTATCGTCCCAAGGAACTTTATCACCAGAACATCCAGTATGGGTGCAATTTGCAAAAGCTATGTCACCAATGATGGCAAATCCCGCACAATTAATCGCTCAGTTGGTGAATGAGAATAAAATAGAGCCTCTGAAAGTGTTGGATATTTCAGCAAGTCATGGCTTGTTTGGTATTGCAATTGCCCAACATAACCCGAATGCCGAAATTTTTGGTGTTGATTGGGCATCTGTTTTAGAGGTTGCTAAAGAAAACGCCAGGATAAAAGGAGTAGGTTCGCGTTACCATACAATTGTCGGTAGCGCTTTTGAAGTAGATTACAGCAATGACTACGATCTAGTTTTACTGCCTAACTTCTTACATCATTTTGATGTAGCAACATGTGAACGGTTACTGAGAAAGATCAAAGCTTCGCTGGTTGTTGATGGAAGAGTTCTCGTTTTTGAGTTTATTCCTAACTCTGATCGCATTACGCCACCTGATGCTGCTGCTTTCAGCTTAGTCATGCTAGCAACAACCCCTAGTGGCGATGCCTATACATTTGCAGAGTACGAAAGCATGTTTAGCAATGCTGGTTTTTCCCATTGCCAACTTCATTCACTCTCGCCTACTGAACAGCAAGTAATAGTTGCATATAGATGA
- a CDS encoding beta strand repeat-containing protein yields the protein MATFTVTNTNNSGAGSLRQGILDANALSGKDIINFGGLFNDGLAHTISLTASGLSITDDLTIQGTNPNLLTISDNSATRLFDIASGVTAAINGLTITNSYKGTAGGGAISNEGVLTLNNTIIAGNTVTNNIILNGQLFGGEGGGIYNSGNLTLNHSTISGNNVNTVANSNNDLSTSEGGGIYNSGNLTLNHSTISGNNVIYSIQIQISDGGGIYNSGNLTVQNSTITDNTATSSNFQVALGLGEGGGIYNAGKLTVQNSTITDNSADNGGGIIIEAQSVGSKLSALLENSTITDNTATYNGGAIFNSGNAITTVNHSTISSNLAMHDNGGAIWNGGLFTLNDSTISNNKENGFPVNHEGGGGIYNRGTLSVSHSTISGNTATYNGGGIANSYNGTLSVSYSTISDNTVTVFESGDYGGGGGIANNGTLSVSHSTISGNQGHFGGGIYNDGTLTVDNSIIKHNRAFGIELSSGAKESGEGGGIYNYSADYSTATLNYSTIACNFDTPQEDSTKFIKVDNLVGNFIKKGSLVKV from the coding sequence ATGGCTACATTTACCGTTACTAATACCAACAATAGTGGTGCTGGTTCACTGCGGCAGGGAATTCTAGATGCTAATGCTCTGTCAGGAAAAGACATCATCAATTTTGGTGGACTGTTTAATGACGGACTTGCTCATACCATCAGTTTGACTGCTAGTGGTCTAAGTATCACAGATGACCTTACCATTCAAGGTACAAATCCCAACTTACTAACTATTAGTGATAATAGTGCGACACGTCTCTTTGATATTGCTAGTGGTGTAACTGCTGCAATCAACGGGTTGACTATTACCAATAGTTACAAAGGTACAGCAGGGGGCGGTGCTATCTCCAATGAAGGTGTCCTGACCTTGAACAATACCATCATCGCTGGTAACACTGTAACCAATAACATAATACTCAATGGACAACTATTTGGCGGCGAGGGCGGCGGCATTTACAACTCTGGCAACCTTACACTCAACCACAGTACTATCAGTGGCAACAATGTAAACACCGTCGCTAACAGTAATAATGATCTATCTACCAGCGAGGGCGGCGGCATTTACAACTCTGGCAACCTGACACTCAACCACAGCACTATCAGTGGCAACAATGTAATTTATAGCATTCAGATTCAAATAAGCGACGGCGGCGGCATTTATAACTCTGGCAACCTGACAGTCCAAAACAGCACCATTACTGACAACACTGCAACATCATCTAACTTTCAAGTAGCATTAGGTCTGGGCGAGGGCGGCGGCATTTACAACGCTGGCAAGCTGACAGTGCAAAACAGCACCATTACTGACAATTCGGCAGATAACGGCGGCGGTATCATTATAGAAGCACAATCTGTCGGCTCCAAATTAAGCGCCCTTCTGGAAAATAGCACCATTACTGACAATACTGCAACTTATAACGGCGGTGCCATCTTTAACTCAGGCAACGCTATAACCACAGTAAATCATAGCACCATTAGTAGCAATTTGGCAATGCATGATAACGGCGGTGCCATCTGGAATGGAGGTCTATTCACACTGAACGACAGCACCATCAGTAACAATAAAGAAAACGGCTTCCCTGTCAACCACGAGGGCGGCGGCGGCATTTACAATCGTGGGACTCTATCGGTGAGTCACAGTACCATCAGTGGCAACACGGCAACTTATAACGGCGGCGGCATTGCCAATAGTTATAATGGCACTTTATCGGTGAGTTACAGCACCATTAGTGACAACACTGTAACTGTATTTGAGTCCGGTGACTACGGCGGCGGTGGTGGCATTGCCAATAATGGCACTCTATCGGTGAGTCACAGCACTATTAGTGGCAATCAGGGACACTTTGGCGGTGGCATCTACAACGATGGCACTCTCACAGTAGACAACAGCATTATCAAACACAATAGAGCTTTCGGCATCGAACTCAGTTCTGGTGCAAAAGAGTCTGGTGAAGGTGGCGGCATTTACAATTACTCTGCTGACTATAGTACTGCCACACTGAACTACAGCACCATCGCTTGTAACTTTGACACTCCACAAGAAGATTCAACTAAGTTTATCAAGGTCGATAATCTTGTAGGTAATTTCATCAAGAAAGGTTCATTGGTCAAAGTTTAA
- a CDS encoding zinc-binding dehydrogenase encodes MSKIRAVIVDPNVPGRLALGEVDAPIAAPNEALVRVAAVSLNRGEVRRSMNADAGWRPGWDLAGTVETPATDGSGPAKGSRVVGLVRSGAWGELVSVTTNALAELPESVSFAQAATLPVAGLTAYHALLKGGSLLGRSILITGASGGVGNFAIQLARLSGAQVVGYIRQAGYESIVKEAGAQSVVIGEDLLPAIEYGPYHLILESVGGSTLSTALKLLAPDGVTVLFGTSGGSEVTFDASQFYATAGASLYALLLFHELQRESAAVGLKRLLKLIEAGQLRPHIDVEASWTEIGDLAQQLLDRRFPGKAVLYVST; translated from the coding sequence GTGAGCAAAATCCGTGCTGTGATTGTTGACCCAAATGTGCCAGGGCGTTTAGCACTTGGGGAGGTGGATGCACCGATAGCCGCACCCAATGAAGCACTCGTGAGAGTTGCAGCAGTTTCTCTCAACCGGGGAGAAGTAAGACGTTCAATGAATGCGGATGCTGGTTGGCGACCTGGTTGGGATTTGGCTGGTACAGTTGAAACTCCTGCTACCGATGGCTCTGGGCCAGCAAAAGGTTCACGTGTGGTAGGATTGGTGCGTTCCGGCGCTTGGGGGGAACTGGTATCGGTGACGACGAATGCTTTAGCAGAACTGCCGGAGTCAGTATCATTTGCTCAAGCGGCAACATTACCTGTAGCAGGTCTAACTGCTTACCATGCTCTACTAAAAGGTGGTTCGCTGTTGGGTCGCTCAATTCTAATTACGGGGGCATCGGGTGGTGTTGGGAACTTTGCTATCCAGTTGGCGCGATTGAGTGGAGCGCAAGTTGTGGGTTACATTCGTCAAGCGGGTTATGAATCTATAGTAAAAGAAGCGGGGGCGCAATCAGTAGTAATTGGGGAAGACTTATTACCCGCAATTGAATATGGGCCATATCATCTGATATTAGAATCAGTGGGAGGTAGTACCTTATCAACAGCCCTGAAATTACTCGCACCGGATGGTGTAACAGTGCTATTTGGAACTTCAGGGGGCTCGGAAGTAACATTCGATGCTTCGCAGTTTTACGCAACTGCGGGTGCTAGCCTCTATGCTCTGCTTCTGTTCCACGAACTTCAACGCGAATCAGCGGCGGTGGGACTGAAACGGCTTTTAAAGCTTATTGAAGCAGGTCAGTTACGTCCTCATATTGATGTAGAAGCTTCTTGGACAGAGATTGGAGATTTAGCTCAACAACTGCTTGACAGACGTTTTCCTGGGAAAGCTGTTTTATACGTTTCGACTTAA
- a CDS encoding HlyD family secretion protein encodes MKLKNFLQQSQKVTISPSEKTSVSSQQEATKTSTESNNTLKSKLSLSWIRYLLLLTGSGLLLGGLTIYLVSYAYPEWLDRQRYLETDNAHVTADINPVTTRVAETVTEIGFNENQMVSPGMVLLKLDKSNYQLSLAQAKTSLELAKQQAGLAREKISKIVVDIPQSQAVPKNKNAQIEQQALIKKRTLQAQVLNQQKKLNEQQYKIALTNFTQKQIEVKKAELELNYTNIATAVGGIVGNKNVLVGQQVIPGQTLLSIMQPHPWIIAYFPEMELEKIQPGRKVKITVLAFANRQFQGKVDSIAFMPEDNLTSNSLHEIPVKIMFDGSSIQGYESRFHPGMSAIVKVEIK; translated from the coding sequence ATGAAACTTAAAAATTTTTTACAACAGTCCCAAAAAGTTACAATATCACCATCAGAAAAAACTTCTGTATCGTCGCAGCAGGAGGCAACCAAGACTTCTACTGAATCGAATAATACTCTGAAGTCAAAATTATCACTTTCTTGGATTCGATATCTGCTACTACTTACAGGGTCGGGATTATTATTGGGTGGACTGACAATTTATTTAGTCAGTTATGCTTACCCGGAATGGCTTGATAGACAAAGATATTTAGAAACTGATAATGCTCATGTCACCGCAGATATCAACCCTGTGACGACTCGTGTAGCAGAAACAGTCACTGAAATTGGGTTTAATGAGAATCAAATGGTATCTCCGGGCATGGTACTATTGAAACTTGATAAAAGCAATTATCAATTATCTCTGGCTCAGGCAAAAACATCTCTAGAATTAGCTAAACAGCAAGCAGGATTGGCACGGGAAAAGATTTCCAAAATTGTGGTTGATATTCCCCAATCACAGGCAGTCCCTAAAAATAAAAATGCTCAAATAGAACAACAAGCTTTAATTAAAAAAAGAACTTTACAAGCACAAGTCCTCAATCAGCAAAAGAAACTAAATGAGCAACAATATAAGATAGCACTGACTAATTTCACTCAAAAGCAGATAGAGGTAAAAAAAGCGGAACTGGAGTTAAACTACACTAACATTGCAACTGCTGTTGGAGGAATAGTTGGGAATAAAAATGTCCTTGTAGGACAGCAGGTGATTCCAGGGCAAACTCTCTTATCAATAATGCAACCACATCCTTGGATCATTGCTTATTTTCCAGAAATGGAGTTAGAAAAGATACAGCCAGGACGAAAGGTGAAAATTACAGTCTTAGCCTTTGCTAATCGCCAATTTCAAGGCAAGGTAGATAGTATCGCTTTTATGCCAGAAGATAATCTGACGAGTAATTCGCTACATGAAATTCCCGTCAAGATTATGTTTGATGGGTCAAGTATTCAAGGTTATGAATCCCGATTTCATCCGGGAATGTCAGCAATTGTAAAAGTTGAAATTAAATAA
- a CDS encoding WGR domain-containing protein, producing the protein MEIYLVYVDAIQNSNKFWAAIVEDGNLTVQWGRVGYQAQTKIHTLGNYQRAVSKFNNLVAEKMMKGYRRSQSQIGRNCEVSEINRAIELLEIIRPYVEQKNFSVAYINALNQYLKIVPTPLGMQIEPYRVYRSVEDVDYQMGLLNSLLTTPAPQAIAVAVGHAPEATAEPKVVSLKTISKNFWRHL; encoded by the coding sequence ATGGAAATCTATTTAGTGTATGTTGATGCTATCCAGAACAGCAATAAATTCTGGGCGGCCATTGTCGAAGATGGTAATTTAACAGTGCAGTGGGGCAGAGTCGGTTATCAAGCACAGACTAAAATCCACACATTAGGTAATTATCAAAGAGCCGTTAGCAAATTCAACAATCTAGTAGCCGAAAAGATGATGAAAGGCTACAGAAGAAGTCAGTCACAAATCGGCAGGAATTGTGAAGTTTCTGAAATCAACAGAGCGATTGAATTACTAGAGATTATTCGTCCTTATGTAGAGCAGAAAAACTTTTCAGTTGCTTATATCAATGCCCTAAATCAATATCTGAAGATTGTACCAACACCTTTGGGTATGCAAATTGAACCATACAGGGTATATCGCTCAGTAGAAGATGTTGATTATCAAATGGGATTGCTTAATTCTTTGTTAACCACACCTGCACCACAAGCTATTGCGGTGGCTGTTGGTCATGCCCCTGAAGCAACAGCAGAACCCAAGGTAGTCAGTCTCAAGACTATCAGCAAGAACTTCTGGCGACATTTGTAA
- a CDS encoding AAA family ATPase — MKLSNLLSTLDSQIPIAAVDVLSPDEATIIQWLTTEAQQKLDSPVFFWNLGVSTLEQCLIAADGGLVFKPVTEYKKPPHADPLLYVFDYIANFSGNGVFILGDIHPFIAKNSPQLSWEILSKVKNLYHRLKPTDKRIILLGQNIQLHESLVRLIPYCEVPLPSIDQILEHITSYLHDLQQSAIEQELTFTVTLENAEFETLSRAALGLTLEEISDFLRLTVKENLTNDGVVVGADFIPKAVEYKTRLLSQMGIELGKPASIPFGGLDLLREWLTRRRRLFTVEARSLSLPQPKGVLLAGPPGTGKSHCAKNIASILNLPLLQLDIASLLGSLVGESEGNVKRALKTASAIAPCVLFIDEVEKALSGQGDTSGVSQRILGTLLTFMSECTAGVFIVATCNDPSALPSEFKRKGRFDEAFFVDLPTEPERVQILGIHLQRFGIHLESEYLEAIAANTAKFSGAELETLASEAALLAFDEGRPQQVTLADLETCRQTITPLAIQDAAAVERMQAWASTARRASSPVVAAKTQSLRAAKYRNMN; from the coding sequence ATGAAACTCTCAAATCTGCTCTCCACGCTCGATTCACAAATCCCGATCGCCGCAGTTGATGTGCTGTCCCCCGATGAGGCAACTATCATTCAGTGGTTGACAACCGAAGCTCAACAAAAACTCGACAGTCCAGTGTTCTTCTGGAATCTGGGAGTATCAACCTTGGAGCAATGTTTAATTGCAGCAGATGGGGGATTGGTGTTTAAGCCAGTTACGGAGTACAAGAAACCACCACACGCTGACCCTCTGTTATATGTGTTTGATTACATTGCTAACTTTAGCGGAAATGGTGTATTTATCCTCGGAGATATTCACCCCTTCATTGCTAAAAACTCACCCCAATTGAGTTGGGAGATTTTATCCAAAGTTAAAAACCTTTACCACAGGTTAAAACCCACAGATAAACGCATTATCTTGTTGGGTCAGAACATACAATTACACGAATCTCTAGTCAGATTGATTCCTTATTGTGAAGTCCCTTTACCTAGTATTGACCAAATACTTGAGCATATCACTTCTTATTTGCATGACCTACAACAGTCTGCTATTGAACAGGAATTAACTTTCACTGTTACGCTAGAAAATGCTGAGTTTGAAACTCTTTCTCGTGCAGCGCTAGGTTTAACCTTAGAAGAAATTAGTGATTTCCTTCGGTTAACAGTCAAAGAAAACTTAACTAATGATGGTGTCGTTGTCGGCGCTGATTTTATCCCCAAAGCCGTTGAGTACAAAACTCGGCTACTGTCTCAAATGGGTATCGAGTTGGGTAAACCAGCCAGCATACCATTTGGCGGACTTGACTTATTGCGCGAATGGCTGACTCGTCGGCGGCGGTTGTTTACTGTCGAGGCGCGAAGTCTTAGCTTACCCCAACCAAAGGGTGTATTGCTGGCTGGCCCACCCGGAACAGGAAAATCTCACTGTGCCAAAAACATCGCTAGCATACTCAATCTACCACTTCTGCAACTCGACATTGCGTCCCTTCTAGGTTCACTCGTTGGCGAATCCGAAGGTAATGTTAAACGCGCACTGAAAACAGCATCCGCGATCGCACCTTGTGTCTTGTTTATTGATGAGGTGGAAAAGGCGCTTTCAGGTCAGGGCGATACTTCAGGTGTTAGTCAAAGGATTCTTGGAACTTTGCTTACGTTCATGAGTGAGTGTACTGCTGGGGTATTTATTGTAGCTACTTGCAATGATCCATCAGCACTACCAAGTGAGTTTAAGCGCAAAGGTAGGTTTGATGAGGCTTTCTTTGTTGATCTGCCTACAGAACCGGAGCGTGTACAGATTCTGGGGATTCATCTACAACGCTTTGGCATTCACCTGGAATCGGAGTACCTCGAAGCGATCGCAGCCAATACCGCGAAATTTTCCGGTGCTGAACTGGAAACCCTTGCTTCGGAAGCTGCTCTGCTGGCATTCGATGAGGGTAGACCGCAGCAGGTAACGCTTGCTGACCTGGAAACCTGCCGTCAAACCATTACCCCGCTTGCGATTCAGGACGCTGCGGCAGTCGAACGAATGCAGGCTTGGGCATCCACCGCACGACGGGCTAGTAGTCCTGTGGTTGCAGCGAAAACTCAGTCTCTCAGGGCTGCCAAATACAGAAACATGAACTGA
- a CDS encoding DUF2997 domain-containing protein: protein MERSILIHFDNATGEVRVEAKGFEGLSCLGATQPFESALGVVSESDRTFKDEAQTQQLRTTLSNQTRLHQ, encoded by the coding sequence ATGGAACGTTCAATACTAATTCATTTTGACAATGCTACAGGTGAAGTCCGAGTGGAGGCTAAGGGATTCGAGGGCTTGAGTTGTCTTGGAGCTACGCAACCATTTGAATCCGCTTTGGGAGTTGTGAGCGAAAGCGATCGCACGTTTAAAGATGAAGCCCAAACCCAACAACTTCGGACTACCCTAAGCAATCAAACACGTTTGCACCAGTAA
- a CDS encoding DUF1257 domain-containing protein, translated as MSHFSTVKTKLANSECLVQALQDLKLNPQVHETAQSLKGYYGGSQGQSAEIIVSGRTIKARADIGFKWNHSSGVYEVIHDSYETVPKLGKDFFSNKLMLAYGQRMVRAKAAELQEKFGECAIAEETSGTVQTLRLTFAGHQEVQQFVRR; from the coding sequence ATGTCACATTTCTCAACAGTTAAAACTAAACTTGCTAACAGTGAATGTCTGGTACAAGCTTTACAAGATTTGAAACTGAATCCGCAAGTTCATGAAACAGCACAATCACTAAAAGGATACTACGGTGGCTCTCAAGGACAAAGCGCTGAAATTATCGTATCTGGTCGTACCATAAAAGCCCGTGCAGACATCGGATTTAAATGGAATCATTCAAGCGGCGTGTACGAGGTAATCCACGACAGTTACGAAACAGTTCCGAAGCTGGGCAAAGACTTTTTCAGCAATAAACTAATGCTGGCTTATGGACAACGGATGGTTCGCGCTAAAGCTGCCGAGTTACAAGAAAAATTTGGTGAATGTGCGATCGCCGAAGAAACTAGCGGAACCGTGCAAACTTTACGCCTAACCTTTGCCGGACATCAGGAAGTTCAACAATTTGTGCGGAGATAA
- a CDS encoding Uma2 family endonuclease → MFQALPEPVTFEEFLEWKPENGRYELYKGVIVEMQPTGEHELVRAFLIRELNFEIRRFNLAYTIPGQVLVKSVDRKSGYIPDVLVLNLPNLVNEPLWKRASTVTQAESIPLAVEVVSTNWRDDYFLKFGEYEEIGIPEYWIVDYAALGGKRFIGNPKQPTISVYALVEGEYQVTQFRGNDRIQSPTLRELNLTAEQVFQAALGQY, encoded by the coding sequence ATGTTTCAAGCTTTACCAGAACCAGTTACTTTTGAAGAATTTCTAGAGTGGAAACCAGAAAATGGCAGATATGAATTATACAAAGGAGTAATAGTAGAAATGCAACCAACAGGAGAACATGAGCTAGTTAGAGCATTTTTGATTAGAGAACTCAATTTTGAGATTCGCAGGTTTAATCTAGCTTATACTATTCCTGGTCAAGTATTAGTCAAATCAGTTGATAGGAAATCTGGTTATATTCCAGATGTATTAGTATTGAATCTTCCTAACTTGGTCAATGAACCACTATGGAAAAGAGCATCAACAGTTACTCAAGCAGAATCAATTCCATTAGCCGTGGAAGTTGTAAGTACAAATTGGCGTGATGATTATTTCCTTAAATTTGGTGAGTACGAGGAAATTGGGATTCCAGAATATTGGATTGTTGACTATGCTGCTCTTGGTGGAAAGCGGTTTATTGGGAATCCTAAACAACCGACAATATCAGTTTATGCTTTAGTCGAAGGTGAATATCAAGTTACTCAATTTCGAGGAAATGACCGGATTCAATCACCTACTTTAAGAGAGCTAAATTTGACTGCTGAACAAGTTTTTCAAGCTGCTTTAGGACAGTATTGA